The Methanolacinia petrolearia DSM 11571 genome has a segment encoding these proteins:
- a CDS encoding HisA/HisF-related TIM barrel protein — protein MKILFAMDILDGVVVHGYKGKRYQYKPLDWGLAHTVIPHEYIRELRIKYPYLADLNRIEGKGNNDKAIFSCKNEAETIYVNRGARGPEDALKEPGIKNVLSTETYRGDTSGYGSFDLFSIVVKDGKALPGGEDPSRILKENSDFGFEAYNILNLSSVGAEDSMGGLDLESLRDACDSELFYGGGVTGMDDLYRLKNAGFDGVIIATAVHKGNIPLEIVQRGEL, from the coding sequence ATGAAAATTCTGTTTGCAATGGATATACTGGACGGCGTTGTGGTTCACGGGTACAAAGGAAAAAGGTACCAGTATAAACCTCTGGACTGGGGGCTTGCTCATACCGTAATTCCGCATGAATACATTCGGGAACTGCGGATCAAATATCCATATCTGGCGGATCTCAACAGGATCGAGGGGAAGGGGAACAACGATAAGGCAATTTTTTCATGCAAAAATGAGGCTGAAACCATATACGTCAACAGGGGCGCACGCGGTCCTGAAGATGCATTAAAGGAGCCGGGGATCAAAAACGTCCTGAGTACTGAAACATACAGGGGAGATACTTCGGGCTACGGCAGTTTCGACCTGTTTAGTATTGTCGTAAAGGACGGAAAGGCCCTCCCTGGCGGAGAAGATCCGTCCAGAATTCTGAAAGAGAACTCTGACTTCGGCTTTGAAGCCTACAACATCCTGAACCTCTCAAGTGTCGGTGCGGAAGACAGCATGGGCGGACTTGATCTCGAATCACTGAGAGATGCCTGCGATTCGGAGTTGTTCTACGGAGGGGGAGTGACCGGAATGGACGACCTCTACAGGCTTAAGAATGCAGGCTTCGATGGGGTCATTATTGCAACTGCAGTCCATAAAGGAAATATTCCGCTTGAGATCGTGCAAAGAGGAGAGCTATAG
- a CDS encoding (5-formylfuran-3-yl)methyl phosphate synthase, translating into MDLLVSPSSVEEAKLSLAADIIDVKKPSEGSLGANFPWVISAIKDLTNKPVSAAIGDYEYRPGGAAQGAFGAASAGADYIKIGLMLKDESEAFEMIESVNKAVKWKYPEKTVVIAAYADFERIDTISPMDITKLVAKAGADVAMIDTAVKDGKRLFDFLDEKTLTEFTEANRKLGLKTALAGSLKFEDLDVLKRINPEIIGVRGMVCGGDRSAVIREELVQKAIAMVR; encoded by the coding sequence ATGGATTTATTGGTCAGTCCGAGCAGCGTAGAAGAAGCGAAACTTTCTCTGGCTGCAGATATTATTGACGTAAAAAAGCCCTCCGAGGGTTCATTGGGTGCAAATTTTCCCTGGGTAATTTCAGCAATCAAAGATCTGACGAACAAACCCGTCAGCGCGGCTATAGGAGATTATGAATATCGTCCCGGCGGAGCGGCCCAGGGTGCGTTCGGCGCAGCGAGCGCGGGAGCGGATTATATAAAAATCGGCCTTATGTTGAAGGACGAATCTGAGGCTTTCGAGATGATCGAGAGCGTCAATAAGGCCGTAAAATGGAAATATCCTGAAAAAACTGTTGTCATCGCGGCATATGCCGATTTTGAGAGAATAGATACTATATCTCCAATGGATATAACCAAACTTGTCGCAAAGGCCGGCGCCGATGTTGCGATGATCGATACAGCTGTTAAAGATGGAAAAAGACTTTTTGACTTCCTGGACGAAAAGACACTTACAGAATTTACAGAGGCCAACAGAAAGCTCGGGCTGAAGACCGCCCTTGCAGGCTCACTGAAATTCGAGGATCTGGATGTTTTGAAGAGAATCAATCCGGAGATCATAGGTGTCAGAGGTATGGTATGCGGCGGAGACCGAAGCGCAGTCATACGTGAGGAATTAGTGCAGAAAGCCATAGCAATGGTAAGGTGA
- a CDS encoding GNAT family N-acetyltransferase, whose protein sequence is MILKIIQTKRLILIPVTEDIINYEINKEKLPDALSGIFIPENWPHESVTTDVNLTFQALLKQNRLFSFYWISNSDRENQVLIGSGGFIVHENADFELGYSVLKQYENQGYTTEAVEALLEWYKKSGFKEAILAKTEPENYPSIRVLEKNGFSRSGSEEESGLLIYSIKE, encoded by the coding sequence ATGATACTTAAGATAATACAAACTAAAAGATTAATCCTGATTCCTGTTACTGAAGATATAATAAATTACGAAATAAATAAGGAGAAACTGCCTGATGCCCTGTCAGGTATTTTTATACCTGAAAACTGGCCGCATGAATCAGTGACAACTGATGTAAACCTGACTTTTCAGGCCCTCCTTAAACAAAACAGACTATTTAGCTTTTACTGGATTAGCAATTCAGATAGAGAAAACCAGGTATTAATAGGAAGCGGGGGATTTATTGTTCATGAGAACGCGGATTTTGAACTGGGTTATTCAGTTCTAAAACAATACGAAAATCAGGGTTATACTACGGAAGCGGTAGAAGCACTCCTTGAATGGTATAAAAAATCAGGGTTTAAGGAGGCTATTCTTGCCAAAACAGAACCTGAGAATTATCCGTCAATAAGAGTCCTGGAGAAAAACGGATTTTCCAGATCAGGATCTGAAGAAGAATCGGGTTTGCTTATTTATTCGATTAAAGAATAA
- the hisE gene encoding phosphoribosyl-ATP diphosphatase — MSSSEVIDELWSVICDRAENPPEKSYVVDILNHRKGIDKSLEKVGEEATEFIIAVKNSDYNAKVGEAADLIFHTLLALRAADVDLSDVMSELENRRR; from the coding sequence ATGAGTTCTTCTGAAGTTATTGATGAATTATGGTCCGTAATCTGTGATCGTGCCGAGAACCCTCCAGAAAAAAGCTATGTCGTTGATATACTGAATCACAGGAAAGGCATCGACAAGTCGCTGGAGAAGGTCGGCGAGGAAGCTACCGAGTTTATTATTGCGGTGAAAAACAGCGATTACAATGCCAAGGTGGGCGAGGCTGCGGACCTGATCTTCCATACGCTTCTCGCGCTGCGTGCTGCGGATGTCGATCTGTCTGATGTAATGTCGGAGCTTGAAAACCGCCGCAGGTGA
- a CDS encoding MFS transporter: MTDRRKFISGAGFTSFTTGTGIFAIYFMLSSMTLAIPVITGLYNFQPYVSGFIIQAHLIGAVIFLLPAARIGDLIGHEKILCIGGFFFAVSSFLCAVFPSDMGGMGLIFFRFTQGIGDGMIMASSLVLLSRRWSPEKRGESFGLFLFSGYMGYIAGLLGGGTLIDLFSWRAPFLFTVPVTIITGICGYILSKSGTGITSVDKQKLDLKGIALFAPAIVMLTAGLSLIPSTNSAYLIITGTVLFIFLVIHEKRSDYPLFKISLFKNNRIFSLAILSDILYYSGIGAVSYLLITYLEAGRGLGSFDAALVILPISIIQGVMSPVTGKLSDKIDPKYISSVGVSLIFTILLLYSHIEQDTSILVITIAAAITGAGFAMFSAPNKNAIMNSVKQQDHGNASGIANTFEQTGNLVSIGIAAAIMTGITGESTSGSYTPDLLLKSIDIIFLILAFICLVNIAVILIRGKIKQES; encoded by the coding sequence GTGACTGACAGACGGAAATTCATCTCAGGAGCAGGATTTACATCATTTACTACCGGAACCGGAATATTCGCGATTTATTTCATGTTATCCTCGATGACCCTTGCCATCCCTGTGATTACGGGCCTATATAATTTTCAGCCTTATGTATCCGGATTCATAATACAGGCACATCTTATCGGAGCAGTGATATTCCTTCTACCTGCTGCAAGAATAGGCGACTTAATCGGGCATGAAAAGATCCTGTGCATCGGGGGATTCTTTTTTGCCGTATCGTCCTTCCTGTGCGCAGTTTTTCCTTCCGACATGGGAGGAATGGGACTGATATTTTTTAGATTCACCCAGGGTATCGGCGACGGTATGATAATGGCCTCATCACTCGTTCTGCTCTCCCGCAGATGGAGCCCTGAAAAGAGAGGAGAATCCTTCGGCCTTTTTCTTTTTTCAGGATATATGGGGTATATCGCAGGTCTTCTGGGAGGAGGAACACTAATCGATCTCTTCAGCTGGAGAGCCCCGTTTCTGTTTACGGTTCCTGTGACCATTATTACAGGGATCTGCGGTTATATTCTCTCAAAATCCGGAACAGGAATAACTTCCGTTGATAAACAGAAACTTGACCTGAAAGGGATTGCTCTCTTCGCTCCTGCGATTGTCATGCTCACAGCCGGCCTTTCACTAATTCCTTCAACGAACTCCGCATACCTGATTATCACAGGCACAGTGCTCTTCATCTTTCTGGTTATTCATGAAAAGAGGAGCGATTATCCATTATTTAAGATTTCCTTATTCAAAAACAACAGGATCTTCTCACTTGCAATATTATCCGACATTTTGTATTATTCAGGCATTGGTGCAGTCAGTTACTTACTAATTACATACCTAGAGGCAGGAAGAGGTCTGGGATCATTCGATGCTGCACTGGTGATCCTGCCGATATCAATTATTCAGGGTGTGATGTCTCCGGTTACCGGAAAATTATCGGATAAAATCGATCCCAAATATATATCCTCGGTCGGAGTCTCTTTAATTTTTACAATTCTCTTATTGTATTCACATATAGAGCAGGACACATCAATTTTGGTGATCACAATTGCGGCGGCCATAACAGGAGCAGGTTTCGCTATGTTCTCAGCCCCTAATAAAAACGCAATTATGAATTCCGTTAAACAGCAAGATCACGGGAATGCTTCAGGAATAGCAAACACTTTTGAGCAGACCGGAAATCTTGTCAGCATAGGTATTGCGGCAGCCATAATGACCGGAATTACAGGAGAATCGACATCAGGCAGTTATACTCCCGATCTCCTGCTAAAAAGTATAGATATAATCTTTTTAATTCTTGCATTTATTTGCCTTGTAAATATTGCAGTAATTCTCATACGAGGAAAGATCAAACAGGAATCCTGA
- a CDS encoding HFX_2341 family transcriptional regulator domain-containing protein produces the protein MNTSHIVFVGHHKERLMDSIKMLSNYPVGRIILVVGEQLSSGERRSRALAEDMMDELGQIFEVEIVAIDKKDITRSSVQIVNLIRSEMDCGNDVIVNISGSLRTFAVSGYIAGSITGCKVITSIPQYDESGEETGVEEIVEIPTLPVCFLRDEQMKIVAAVEGGVNSLDELIIRLNPSIIKYSDDFYKERSRVSHHLKVLEDNGFIVKKRNGRQINVTLSELGNIMCNICS, from the coding sequence ATGAATACTTCTCATATTGTTTTTGTTGGACACCATAAGGAGCGGTTGATGGATTCCATCAAGATGCTGTCAAATTATCCTGTGGGGAGGATAATCCTGGTGGTGGGGGAACAGTTATCCTCCGGTGAAAGGAGGTCGAGAGCTCTTGCAGAAGATATGATGGATGAACTTGGACAGATCTTCGAAGTTGAAATCGTTGCAATTGACAAAAAAGACATAACAAGAAGTTCTGTCCAGATTGTCAATTTAATTCGCTCCGAAATGGACTGTGGGAATGATGTTATAGTCAATATCAGCGGTTCACTGAGAACATTTGCTGTCTCGGGCTATATAGCTGGATCGATAACCGGCTGCAAAGTTATAACCTCAATACCCCAATATGATGAATCAGGAGAGGAAACCGGCGTAGAGGAGATCGTCGAAATTCCTACCCTGCCCGTATGTTTCCTGCGGGATGAGCAGATGAAGATCGTTGCCGCAGTCGAGGGTGGTGTCAACTCCCTTGATGAACTTATTATAAGACTGAATCCGTCAATTATCAAATATTCTGATGATTTTTATAAAGAAAGAAGCAGGGTCAGCCACCACCTTAAGGTTCTTGAAGACAACGGGTTTATCGTTAAGAAAAGAAACGGAAGGCAGATCAATGTGACATTGTCAGAATTGGGAAATATAATGTGCAATATCTGTTCATGA
- a CDS encoding Hsp20/alpha crystallin family protein: protein MPNEPNDDLFKNFAKVMEDILSNLSLDENTRFVGCTIITGQGGEPRFIPLDEFETEMPDDIDYEMIESHDRIYITAEISPETEAIPDIDIQPDTVKISIDGKEAVIELPCLIHTGQSFSNIKNGVIDIICEKL, encoded by the coding sequence ATGCCGAATGAACCTAATGACGATCTATTCAAGAATTTTGCCAAAGTAATGGAGGATATTCTCAGCAACCTGTCGCTGGACGAGAATACCAGATTCGTAGGCTGCACTATCATTACCGGCCAGGGCGGTGAACCGCGTTTCATTCCTCTCGACGAGTTTGAGACCGAGATGCCGGATGATATCGACTATGAGATGATCGAATCCCATGACAGGATCTACATTACGGCAGAGATTTCCCCGGAGACCGAGGCTATCCCTGATATAGATATACAGCCGGATACCGTTAAAATATCAATAGACGGAAAAGAAGCGGTTATAGAACTCCCGTGCCTTATACATACGGGCCAGAGCTTTTCAAATATCAAAAACGGTGTTATTGATATAATATGTGAAAAGCTCTAA
- a CDS encoding MBL fold metallo-hydrolase — MYTIFEIYNNIPYNHEIKTDFGYSCFVKEPGILFDTGAKGDILLCNLERLGISADQVKHLVLSHDHWDHNGGIKAVLDENPNIICYCPRGTSVETISALEMGSGCVVTESWHELSPGILLTGPIESVFSGTSIFEQSLVLDSGKGLFLITGCSHPHISCILDCVRERGPVTGVIGGFHDVDKADIRSLEGLDYISPSHCTTAIEAIAGEFGDRFIRSGAGFIHRI, encoded by the coding sequence ATGTACACGATATTTGAAATATACAACAACATTCCTTATAATCATGAAATAAAAACCGATTTTGGATATTCATGCTTCGTTAAAGAGCCCGGGATTTTGTTTGATACGGGTGCAAAAGGGGATATTCTTCTCTGCAACCTGGAGCGTCTGGGCATATCTGCTGATCAGGTAAAACATCTTGTTCTTTCTCACGATCACTGGGATCACAATGGGGGCATTAAGGCCGTTCTTGATGAGAATCCAAACATAATCTGTTATTGTCCCAGGGGTACTTCTGTCGAGACCATATCGGCGCTTGAAATGGGGTCAGGATGCGTTGTGACTGAGAGCTGGCATGAACTGTCGCCCGGGATTCTCTTGACAGGTCCGATAGAGAGTGTCTTTTCGGGCACCAGCATATTCGAGCAGTCTCTTGTTCTTGATTCGGGTAAAGGTCTGTTCCTGATAACTGGGTGCTCCCATCCGCACATATCCTGTATACTTGATTGCGTGAGAGAAAGGGGTCCGGTAACCGGAGTCATCGGCGGATTTCATGATGTCGACAAGGCTGATATCCGGTCGCTTGAAGGGCTGGATTACATATCACCTTCGCATTGTACTACGGCGATTGAGGCTATTGCCGGAGAGTTTGGGGATAGATTTATTCGAAGCGGGGCGGGGTTTATTCACAGAATCTGA
- the guaB gene encoding IMP dehydrogenase, with protein MYLKKLDIETGFTFDDVLLVPAASGVEPSETEPASKFSRNIKLTIPFVSSAMDTVTESGMAIALARAGCLGVLHRNMTAEDEVEQVTLVKQADDIIEREVLTVNSQATVSDAARMMQNYSISGVPVMEGDEIIGIVSRRDLRWIASKKGDQNIRTVMTTNPITVNEDVKLEDALEVMYNNKVERLPVVSEGTKTLIGIITMQDLLEKNQYPAANRDKDGKLRVAAAVGPFDFKRAVMLDEAGADAIVADCAHGHNLNVVKSVKEMKESVSADVVAGNIATSAAAEEFGGSVDGLKVGIGPGSICTTRVVAGVGVPQVTAIASVAEVASQYDVPIIADGGIRYSGDIAKAIAAGADCVMLGSLLAGTDEAPGRVIAIKGRRYKQYRGMGSLGVMESGQSSDRYFQKKDPDMPRGIGQTKFVPEGIEGATPYVGSVESVIYQLTGGLKSAMGYTGSPDIPALKANGKFIKITAAGQIESHPHDILITDEAPNYRLKDN; from the coding sequence ATGTACCTGAAAAAACTGGATATTGAAACAGGATTTACATTCGATGATGTTCTGCTTGTGCCTGCGGCTTCAGGTGTAGAACCAAGCGAGACAGAGCCCGCTTCGAAATTCTCAAGAAACATAAAATTAACAATCCCATTTGTATCCTCGGCGATGGATACGGTTACCGAGTCGGGAATGGCAATCGCTCTCGCCAGAGCCGGGTGCCTCGGTGTCCTTCACAGGAATATGACCGCCGAGGATGAGGTTGAGCAGGTGACCCTCGTCAAGCAGGCGGACGATATAATCGAGCGCGAAGTTTTGACTGTAAATTCACAGGCGACAGTTTCCGATGCGGCCCGTATGATGCAGAACTACAGCATCAGCGGGGTCCCTGTAATGGAAGGGGACGAGATAATAGGTATAGTCAGCAGACGCGATCTCAGGTGGATCGCATCCAAAAAGGGCGATCAGAATATCCGGACTGTCATGACTACAAACCCTATAACAGTGAATGAAGACGTCAAACTCGAGGATGCTCTTGAGGTTATGTACAACAACAAGGTCGAGCGCCTTCCTGTCGTAAGCGAGGGGACCAAAACGCTGATCGGCATTATCACGATGCAGGATCTCCTTGAAAAGAACCAGTACCCTGCCGCGAATCGCGACAAGGACGGAAAGTTAAGGGTTGCAGCAGCGGTAGGTCCGTTCGACTTCAAAAGAGCGGTCATGCTTGATGAGGCGGGCGCCGATGCAATTGTTGCAGACTGTGCTCACGGTCATAACCTGAATGTAGTAAAATCCGTGAAAGAGATGAAGGAGTCTGTCAGCGCGGATGTTGTTGCAGGAAATATCGCTACAAGCGCTGCGGCAGAAGAGTTCGGCGGTTCGGTCGACGGTCTCAAGGTAGGAATAGGGCCCGGTTCGATCTGTACTACACGCGTGGTCGCCGGTGTGGGTGTCCCTCAGGTTACGGCGATTGCATCAGTAGCCGAGGTTGCATCACAATACGATGTTCCTATTATCGCAGACGGGGGTATACGTTACAGCGGTGATATCGCAAAGGCGATCGCCGCAGGTGCCGACTGTGTAATGCTCGGTAGCCTTCTTGCAGGAACCGATGAGGCTCCCGGAAGAGTCATTGCAATCAAGGGACGCCGCTACAAACAATACCGCGGGATGGGTTCGCTTGGCGTCATGGAGAGTGGCCAGTCCAGCGATCGTTATTTCCAGAAGAAAGATCCGGATATGCCGAGAGGAATAGGACAGACCAAGTTCGTTCCCGAGGGAATAGAGGGCGCAACCCCATATGTGGGCTCAGTGGAATCTGTCATATACCAGCTTACAGGCGGTCTTAAGTCGGCAATGGGGTATACCGGATCACCTGATATCCCTGCGCTGAAAGCAAACGGGAAATTCATCAAGATAACTGCGGCAGGCCAGATAGAGAGCCATCCTCATGATATTTTAATTACGGATGAGGCTCCGAATTACCGGCTGAAAGATAACTAA
- a CDS encoding ArsR/SmtB family transcription factor, whose protein sequence is MLEGDDISRLLDILGNRNRRRIIQLLRQKPCFVTEISDRLMISPKAVIEHLQLMEREQILLSKNDRSRRKYYYLSRDFKVVIDLENIPAALLPEEIAVIDKKNEFFSLLAATNKLLESRDSILSDLEYIERDIDRKISDLKVTGKDILASETEFNLVLALSSCEMTLGDLEEFSGIDLTELSGVLDGLAAKGIVKRTGEYYKVCDIYAE, encoded by the coding sequence ATGTTGGAAGGCGACGATATCTCCCGCCTCCTGGATATTCTGGGGAACAGGAACCGGAGAAGAATAATACAGCTTCTAAGGCAGAAACCATGTTTTGTTACTGAAATCTCCGACCGGCTGATGATAAGCCCCAAGGCGGTTATCGAGCATCTTCAGCTCATGGAGAGAGAGCAGATACTTCTTTCGAAAAACGACCGGTCGAGGAGGAAGTATTACTATCTCTCAAGGGATTTTAAGGTGGTAATAGACCTGGAGAATATTCCTGCCGCGCTTTTGCCCGAAGAGATAGCTGTAATAGATAAGAAAAACGAGTTCTTCAGCCTTCTCGCAGCGACCAATAAACTCCTTGAATCCCGTGACAGTATTCTGTCTGATCTCGAGTACATCGAGAGGGATATTGACAGAAAAATAAGTGATTTAAAAGTTACCGGCAAAGACATATTAGCGAGTGAGACAGAGTTCAATTTAGTACTTGCATTGTCAAGTTGCGAGATGACTCTTGGTGATCTCGAAGAATTCTCCGGAATCGACCTGACAGAACTTTCAGGGGTTCTTGACGGTCTTGCGGCGAAAGGTATCGTGAAGAGAACAGGTGAATATTACAAAGTGTGTGATATCTATGCCGAATGA
- a CDS encoding mechanosensitive ion channel family protein — translation MADIVNVFLNLPVGTNDLYVSDILYFVIIIISTFILAAYISKKIKKGLSGWMPVNSREMASKILYFSIVVIGFLVALPHLNVNLSGLLIAGGFLSIIIGLAGQTVIANFFSGLILFFEQPIKIGDNIGVGDTLGTVEDIRILSTIIKTYDGIYTRIPNQTLFTSNITNYVAHVARRFEYSVGIRYSDDADRAIEVIWKVINRHPFALKSPSPSIYVDELGDNAVILIVRIWAPSSEWWDVRTELLWKIKLALEENGIQIPFPQRTLWFPEGTGREKSADESN, via the coding sequence GTGGCTGACATAGTAAATGTATTCCTGAATCTGCCGGTCGGCACCAATGACCTCTATGTCAGCGATATCCTTTATTTTGTAATAATAATAATTTCAACCTTTATTCTGGCGGCTTATATCTCCAAGAAGATTAAAAAAGGCCTTTCTGGCTGGATGCCGGTAAATAGCCGGGAAATGGCCTCCAAAATATTATATTTCTCAATTGTGGTCATAGGTTTTCTCGTGGCGCTCCCCCACCTGAACGTCAATCTCTCAGGGCTCCTTATTGCAGGAGGATTTTTAAGTATAATCATCGGTCTTGCCGGTCAGACAGTCATCGCGAATTTTTTTTCTGGCCTTATTTTATTCTTCGAACAGCCAATCAAGATCGGCGACAACATAGGTGTGGGAGATACTCTCGGAACAGTTGAGGATATAAGGATTCTCTCCACAATTATCAAGACTTATGATGGAATTTATACGAGAATCCCGAACCAGACCCTCTTCACTTCGAATATAACGAATTATGTCGCACATGTTGCAAGGAGATTTGAATATTCAGTCGGGATCAGGTATTCTGACGACGCCGACAGAGCAATAGAGGTCATATGGAAGGTAATAAACAGGCACCCTTTCGCCCTGAAAAGCCCTTCCCCCTCTATATACGTAGATGAACTCGGAGACAACGCAGTTATCCTGATCGTCAGGATCTGGGCTCCATCATCTGAATGGTGGGATGTCAGGACTGAACTATTGTGGAAGATCAAGCTCGCTCTTGAAGAAAACGGAATCCAGATCCCGTTCCCGCAGAGGACGCTATGGTTCCCGGAAGGAACGGGGCGTGAAAAATCCGCTGATGAAAGTAATTAG
- a CDS encoding NusA-like transcription termination signal-binding factor translates to MQRVIGFKERRYIEELRILTKSTALDCVIDDSFDRVIYIIKKGDMGFAIGRNGENIKKLHRILGKRVEMVEESESLEEFLKNVFRPAAISGSGRADESGKILVYVDNKTDLGKAIGKGGCNIEKARLLVLRYFGDEVGDIILN, encoded by the coding sequence ATGCAGCGGGTAATCGGTTTCAAAGAAAGGCGATATATCGAAGAGCTGAGGATTTTAACAAAATCCACTGCACTCGACTGCGTTATTGATGATTCCTTTGACAGGGTTATATACATCATAAAAAAAGGGGATATGGGTTTTGCCATAGGCAGAAACGGTGAGAACATCAAAAAACTGCACCGTATCCTCGGCAAAAGGGTTGAGATGGTTGAAGAGAGCGAAAGTCTTGAAGAGTTTTTAAAAAACGTCTTCAGGCCCGCTGCTATATCCGGATCAGGCAGAGCTGACGAGTCCGGAAAAATCCTTGTTTATGTCGACAACAAAACTGATCTCGGTAAGGCTATCGGAAAAGGCGGGTGTAATATCGAAAAGGCAAGACTGCTCGTGCTCAGGTATTTTGGAGATGAAGTCGGAGATATCATATTGAATTGA
- the tmk gene encoding dTMP kinase, whose product MLITIEGIDGTGKSTLVENLKGLLSDLDPVFTREPGSTWIGEAVRRGIAEGIDPVAEALLFTADHAAHLETVIRPQLEEGRIIISDRYSDSRYAYQASTLKGILPDPMKWMKSIHEGWTIVPELTFLLVIPVEDAVERLNKNRTHQEHFECASTLEEVKNNYLVLAEEDPERFILVDASLDTDEIAEFVAGEIRKKAESKNKSKKR is encoded by the coding sequence ATGTTGATAACTATCGAAGGCATAGACGGAACAGGAAAATCTACCCTCGTAGAAAACCTGAAAGGCCTGCTGTCCGATCTCGATCCGGTCTTTACCAGGGAGCCGGGATCGACATGGATCGGTGAAGCGGTCAGGAGGGGTATCGCCGAGGGAATCGATCCCGTTGCAGAGGCCCTTTTATTTACCGCTGACCACGCCGCCCACCTTGAAACGGTGATCAGGCCCCAGCTTGAGGAAGGAAGGATCATCATCTCGGACAGGTACTCCGACTCGCGCTATGCATACCAGGCCTCGACACTTAAGGGAATCCTTCCCGACCCGATGAAATGGATGAAGAGCATTCACGAGGGATGGACTATAGTTCCCGAACTTACCTTCCTGCTTGTAATTCCTGTTGAGGATGCGGTTGAAAGGCTGAACAAAAACCGAACCCACCAGGAGCATTTCGAATGCGCGAGTACGCTTGAAGAGGTAAAGAACAACTACCTGGTACTTGCCGAAGAAGACCCCGAAAGATTCATCCTCGTCGACGCATCCCTGGACACGGATGAGATTGCGGAATTCGTTGCCGGCGAGATCAGGAAAAAGGCTGAATCAAAGAACAAATCAAAAAAGAGATAA
- a CDS encoding DUF432 domain-containing protein, which translates to MYGTYRYPCAIEEESVSIEVTEENGLYIYRRICGDDTRELVISPNDGELIINPVEPVNLPKNITRFLEIEFDKIVMSPESEDLYYLTFPVEIGVFLKSGKSVSLLDVFSQAVSKYSLYGSPKEGAVVRWHKSAVYRKMPEVDNLMEGVMSLKIVNPEKEIVELSRGIFDSYGMKIFYNDWYVTMSAEIRVLPKDEAETKFFNAPIVAGTDKTIELYYGREIPVVGKFYKMNWGYQ; encoded by the coding sequence ATGTACGGGACATACCGTTATCCCTGCGCAATAGAAGAGGAATCCGTCTCAATAGAGGTAACCGAAGAGAATGGGTTATACATATACCGCAGAATATGCGGTGACGATACCCGGGAACTGGTCATATCCCCGAATGACGGGGAACTGATAATTAATCCTGTGGAGCCTGTAAATCTCCCAAAGAATATTACACGTTTCCTTGAGATAGAATTCGATAAGATTGTAATGTCCCCTGAGTCTGAAGATCTCTATTATCTCACGTTTCCGGTAGAGATCGGGGTCTTCCTGAAGTCAGGAAAAAGCGTTTCCCTGCTTGATGTATTCTCTCAGGCTGTGAGTAAATATTCTCTCTATGGATCTCCGAAGGAGGGTGCCGTTGTAAGGTGGCATAAAAGTGCGGTTTACAGGAAGATGCCGGAGGTCGACAACCTCATGGAAGGCGTAATGTCCCTTAAGATAGTGAATCCCGAAAAGGAAATTGTCGAGCTTTCAAGAGGCATATTCGACAGTTACGGGATGAAGATCTTCTATAACGACTGGTATGTCACCATGTCGGCCGAGATCAGGGTGCTGCCGAAAGATGAAGCGGAGACTAAATTTTTCAATGCCCCGATTGTCGCAGGCACGGACAAGACGATAGAGCTTTATTACGGCAGGGAAATCCCTGTTGTGGGTAAATTCTATAAGATGAACTGGGGGTACCAGTAG